The genomic DNA AATATTAAAAAAAGGAGGGCTGAAAAAGTGGAAAAGGTTTATTTCATAGGTGCAGGACCCGGAGATCCTGATTTAATAACGGTAAAAGGGAAGAAAATAGTGGAGAAGGCAGATATAATAATCTATGCCGGTTCGCTGGTAAATAAAGATATTATTGCCTGTCATAAGGACGGAGCCGAAATATATAATTCAGCAGTAATGAATCTGGATGAGGTAATGGAAGTAACCGTAAAAGGAATAAAGGATAATAAAACGGTGGCAAGAGTACATACGGGAGATCCGAGTATATATGGTGCAATAAGAGAGCAGATGGATATTCTGGATGAGCACGGGATAGAATATGAAGTAATTCCCGGGGTTAGTTCGTTTGTAGCATCGGCTGCAGCGATAAAAAAGGAATTTACTCTTCCTGATGTAAGCCAGACTGTGATATGTACAAGACTTGAGGGGAGAACTCCTGTACCTGAGGGGGAAAGTCTCGAATCACTGGCAAGTCATAAAGCTTCAATGGCAATATTTCTGTCTGTTCAAATGATAGACAGTGTAGTGGAAAGACTTGGCAGATATTATGAAAAGGAAACACCTGTAGCAGTAATACAGAAAGCAACTTGGCCTGATGAAAAAATAGTACAGGGAACACTTGAAAATATAGCAGAGCTTGTAAAAAAAGAGAATATAACAAAAACTGCGCAGATTCTTGTAGGATGGTTTATGGGAGATAAGTATTCCAAATCAAAGCTGTATGATAAAAGCTTTACACATGAGTATAGAAAGGGAAGCGGTGAATGAAAACAGCTGTTTATTGTGTAAGTAAAAATGCCCTGAAGCTGGCTGAAAAAATAAAGACAGACAAGAGGTATGATACAGATCTGTATATATCCAAACGTATAGCAGAGTATACTGAAAAACAGGATTATGTGATAATACAGGGGACATTGAAAGAGACAGTAAAAGAGACATTTAATATATATGATCTGCACGTGTTTATTACTGCGGCCGGAATAGCAGTAAGGGTAATAGACGGTCTGCCGGATTCCAAGGCTAAAGATCCTGCGGTACTGGTAGCAGATGAACAGGGGAAATTTATTATTTCTTTATTATCGGGACATCTTGGGGGAGCAAATGAGGAATGCCGTTATCTTGCAGAAATGCTGGGCAGTATTCCGGTAATTACCACTGCTTCTGATGCAGGAGGTAAAATAGCAGTAGATACTTTGTCGCAAAAGCTGAACGCGGGACTTTCAGATCTGGAAGGTGCCAAAAAGGTAACTGCATTAATAGTGAATGGTGAAAAGGTAAAGCTTATACTGCCTGAAAATATTACACAGAAAGACGAGAATGTTTCCGGGGCAATTGTGGTATCAAACAGAAAAAATATAGAGATAAGCAAGATTATTCCAAGAAATATCATCATTGGAATCGGCTGTAAAAGAAATACAGATAAAGCGGAAATAATACATGCTGTAAATGATGCACTGAGCCGGTATAATCTGGAGTCTGATTCTGTGAAAAAGGGTGCTTCTGCATGGCTGAAAGAGGATGAAAAAGGACTTTTGGAGGCTTTTCACGAGCTGGGCAAGGAGCTGGTGTTTTTTTCAAAGGAAGAAATACTTGAGCTGGAAGGGAAGATACATAAAGAATCCGAATTTGTAAAAGCTCAGACAGGAGTGAGTGCGGTATCAGAGCCGTGTGCTTATCTGGCCTCTGAAAAAAACGGAGGATTTATTGCCAGAAAGCTGGTTTATAACGGTATAACAATATCAATCTACGAAGAAGCTTTATGAGCTAAAAAATATACAGAAAAGGAATAAAAGCGGAGGTAAAAAATAATGGCAAAAATTTATGTAGTGGGAATAGGTCCGGGGAAAAAAGGGGATATGACTTTCAGGGCTTATGATGCTCTTGAAAAAAGTGATGTTATTATAGGATATAAAACATATATTGATTTGATAAAGGAATATTTTCCGGAAAAGGAACTAATTTCTTCACCAATGAAAAAAGAAGTGGACAGATGCCGTGAAGTGGTGGAAATCGCTGAAAGCGGAAAAACAGTGAGCCTAATAAGCAGCGGTGATGCCGGAATATATGGTATGGCAGGGATAATGCTTGAAATAGTGCCGGAAAGCATAGAAACAGAAATAATTCCGGGAGTAACTGCTTCTAATGCAGCAGCAGCAACAGCGGGAGCACCGCTTATGCATGATTTTGCCACAATAAGTCTGAGTGATCTGCTGACTGACTGGGATCTGATAAAAAAAAGAGTGGATCTGGCAAGTCAGGGAGACTTTGTAATAAGTCTTTATAACCCCAAAAGCAAGGGAAGAACAACACAGATAGAAGATGCGGCAGAAATAATGCTGAAATATAAGTCGCCGGAAACGCCTGTGGCGATAGTAAGAAATGCAGGAAGAGAAGACGAGAGAGTAACGGCGGCAACTTTGGGTACTATGCTGGAGCATGAAATAGACATGCTTACTGTAATAATCATAGGTAATTCAAAAACGTTTATGAAAAACGGAAAAATAATTACTCCGAGAGGGTATAAATATTAATATTATTTTATATATTTTTGTAATTTGATAAACAGGAATTGATACGGATATTTTGATATTGAAGAATGTTTAAATGTAAACGAAATAAAATCTGTATCTGAAAAAATTGAAATTTAGGTATTGTGAGAGGTTCTTTATGGGAATTATATTTATAACAGGCGGGGCTAAGAGCGGTAAAAGCAAATTTGCAGAAAGTCTGGCTTTTAAGAGGGAAAAAAGGATATATCTGGCAACTTCCGTTCCTCTGGATAATGAAATGAAAAGCAGGGTGCAAAAACATAGAAAACAGAGGGGCGGGGACTGGATCACCATAGAGGCTTATAAGGATCTGGGCAAGGTACTTGAAAAAACTGCGGAGAACATAGATGTTATTTTACTGGACTGTCTTACGAATATGATAAGCAATATTATGTTTGAGGTATATGACGGTAACTGGGAAAGTATACCTGATTATATTCCTGAAAAAATTCAGAATACTGTTTTGGCAGAGGTAAATAAAATTCTTGATTTTAATAAAGTATATATGGGAGATATTATCTTGGTTTCTAACGAGGTAGGTCTGGGACTTGTTCCCGAAAATCCTCTGGGCAGATATTTCAGGGATATTGCAGGAAGCATGAACCAGATCATCGCTGCTGAATCAGATGAGGTATATATGGTAGTATCGGGAATTCCGGTAAAAATAAAGTAACCGGTTGCAAAAGTGAACGAAACATAAGGTAAGGGAATAGAGATAAGATTATGAAAGAAAATAAATTTATATATAATTTGAAAGATTTTGAGTATTTTAAAAAGAATATCAGACTGACATGTATTTCAGATACTTTGAAAAGAGCATTAACGGGAACGACAGCTGCAGCTTTGGGATTATGGATTATTTTAACTGTACTGGATATTATTTTCGGCATTTATAAAGGGAAATTATATGCTTTGTTAGGAAACTGGAAAACTCCGTTGATATTTAGCGGACTAATATTATTTTTTGTTATTGTGATATCAATTTTAAGTCTGTATTCCAAAAAAGCACTGGATGTGAAATATCATGAAATACACAGTCTTTACCTGAGCAATCCCGTTGTTTTGAAAAGAAGAAAAATATCCGGAAGAAAAAGAAATGTTCTGTGTGTAATAGCAGAGCTTCCAAAGGAACAGGAATATCTGGAAAAAAGACTAATGAAATTATTTTATGAAAATAAAAAAGCAGAAAAAACAGTGTATTCATTTTTGGCTGTAAGTCACGGGAAAAAAGAAACATTAAAGCAGGAAAGATTCAAAAATCAGATAATTTCCTGTGATGAAACATTAGAGAATTATTTTTTCAGCTTTGAAAGATTCAGAAATGATAATGAAGAGGATGATTTTGCATATTATATGATTATTAACGGTCATAATATAAGAATAAATAATGATAGAGCGGTAATGGCAGAAATAATTTTATTCAGGTAATTTAATTTTGAAATAAAGTGCCGGGAAAGGGGAAAATGTGAAACATAAAAATATAATGATACTGGGAACAGGATCAAATGTAGGGAAAAGCGTGGTGACAGCAGGTTTATGCAGAATATTCGTGCAGGACGGTTATAAAACGGCTCCTTTCAAGTCACAGAATATGGCACTGAATTCTTTTATTACAAAAGACGGTAAAGAAATGGGAAGAGCACAGGTGGTGCAGGCAGAAGCTGCCGGAATAGAGCCGGAAGTATATATGAATCCTATTTTGCTGAAACCTACCACAGACAGAAAATCCCAGGTAATAGTAAACGGAAAAGTTCTTAAAAATATGGATGCCCGTGATTATTTTGCCTTTAAGCATAATCTTAAGGATGAAATAATGAAGGCCTATAATTATATAAGGGAAAACTTTGAAATATCAGTACTGGAGGGTGCGGGAAGCCCTGCGGAAATAAACCTCAAGGAAGATGATATAGTAAATACCGGAATGGCGGAAATGGCAGATGCACCTGTAATTCTCATAGGAGATATTGACAGGGGAGGGGTATTTGCTTCGCTTTACGGTACTGTAATGCTTCTTGAGGAAAGTGAAAGAAAAAGAATAAAGGGTATTATAATAAATAAATTCAGAGGGGATGTTTCCCTTTTGGAGCCGGGTATAAAAATGCTGGAGGAATTGATAGAGATACCTGTTTTGGGAGTTTTGCCTTATGTAAAGCTGGAAATAGAAGAAGAAGACAGTCTTGGAATAAAAAATTTCAATGTGAAAAAAGACGGGAAGATAAATATTTCCGTGATAAAATTAAAGCATATATCTAATTTTACTGATATAAATGCTCTTGACCAGTACAGCGACCTGAATATTAAGTATGTAACGAAGGCTTCCGAGCTGGGAGACGAGGATATGATAATTATTCCGGGATCAAAAAATACTATTGAGGATATGAAAGATCTGTCAGATAAGGGAATAAGCGAAAAAATAGCAAGAGCAGCTAAGCAGGGAACTGTGATATTCGGTATATGCGGGGGATTTCAGATTCTCGGAGCCAAGATTACCGATCCTTATAATATAGAATCCAATATAGAGGAAATCCCCGGAATAGGTCTTCTGGATATAGAAACTGTAATGTCAAGGGAAAAGACAACAACACAGTATACTGATAAATTATCAGGTACAGAGGGAATACTTGCCGGCGGAGACGGACTGGAAATAAGCGGGTATGAGATACACCAGGGGATAAGTACCGGAAGCGGGGAAATAATTCTTGGGACACCGGAGGATATAAAAGGTGCAGTCAGGGAAAATATAATAGGGACTTATGTTCATGGTATTTTTGATAACGGGGATTTTACGGGATTTTTATTAAATAAGATCAGGGAAATGAAGGGTCTTGATAAAGTGGAGGAATACTTTGACTTTAAAGAATTTAAAGAACAGGAATATAATAAGCTTGCTGATGTAATACGCCAGAATCTGGATATTGAAAAAATTTACAAAATAATGGAAGGTGAATAGCTTGGTATTTATTCTGAAAATATATATTGCATATATTCTGGATCTTATATTCGGCGATCCTTATGTAATTCCGCATCCTGTTCAGGCAATAGGAAAGCTTATAAGTTTTCTGGAAAAAAGACTGATAGGATTTTCAAATAAAAAATTTTTTGGAATGATTCTGAATATTACAGTTTTAGCTGTTACCTTTACTGTATGCTATTTCCTGCAAAAGTTCGTAATTGTGGAAATATATCTTATGTACACTGTATTTTCAGTGAAGTGTCTGGGGGATGAGGGAAGAAAGGTATACAGAATATTAAAAGAAGGAAATCTTGCTAAGGCAAGAAAAGAACTTTCATATCTGGTATCAAGAGATACGGAAAGTCTTGAAAAAAATGATATAATAAGAAGTACGATGGAAACAATTTCGGAAAACACTGTAGATGGAGTAATAGCACCGATGATTTATATGTTTATCGGCGGCCTGCCGCTGGCTATGGTATATAAAGCCATAAATACCATGGATTCCATGCTTGGGTATAAAAATGATAAATACGCTGAATTTGGTTATTTTTCTGCAAAGCTCGATGATGCAGCTAATTTTATCCCGGCAAGAATTACAGGAGGTCTGCTTATTCCGCTGTCATGCTTCTTTCTGAGATATGATTATAAAAATGCATGGAAAATATTTTTCAGAGAC from Sebaldella termitidis ATCC 33386 includes the following:
- the cobM gene encoding precorrin-4 C(11)-methyltransferase; this encodes MEKVYFIGAGPGDPDLITVKGKKIVEKADIIIYAGSLVNKDIIACHKDGAEIYNSAVMNLDEVMEVTVKGIKDNKTVARVHTGDPSIYGAIREQMDILDEHGIEYEVIPGVSSFVASAAAIKKEFTLPDVSQTVICTRLEGRTPVPEGESLESLASHKASMAIFLSVQMIDSVVERLGRYYEKETPVAVIQKATWPDEKIVQGTLENIAELVKKENITKTAQILVGWFMGDKYSKSKLYDKSFTHEYRKGSGE
- the cbiG gene encoding cobalt-precorrin 5A hydrolase; this translates as MKTAVYCVSKNALKLAEKIKTDKRYDTDLYISKRIAEYTEKQDYVIIQGTLKETVKETFNIYDLHVFITAAGIAVRVIDGLPDSKAKDPAVLVADEQGKFIISLLSGHLGGANEECRYLAEMLGSIPVITTASDAGGKIAVDTLSQKLNAGLSDLEGAKKVTALIVNGEKVKLILPENITQKDENVSGAIVVSNRKNIEISKIIPRNIIIGIGCKRNTDKAEIIHAVNDALSRYNLESDSVKKGASAWLKEDEKGLLEAFHELGKELVFFSKEEILELEGKIHKESEFVKAQTGVSAVSEPCAYLASEKNGGFIARKLVYNGITISIYEEAL
- the cobJ gene encoding precorrin-3B C(17)-methyltransferase, translated to MAKIYVVGIGPGKKGDMTFRAYDALEKSDVIIGYKTYIDLIKEYFPEKELISSPMKKEVDRCREVVEIAESGKTVSLISSGDAGIYGMAGIMLEIVPESIETEIIPGVTASNAAAATAGAPLMHDFATISLSDLLTDWDLIKKRVDLASQGDFVISLYNPKSKGRTTQIEDAAEIMLKYKSPETPVAIVRNAGREDERVTAATLGTMLEHEIDMLTVIIIGNSKTFMKNGKIITPRGYKY
- the cobU gene encoding bifunctional adenosylcobinamide kinase/adenosylcobinamide-phosphate guanylyltransferase, which codes for MGIIFITGGAKSGKSKFAESLAFKREKRIYLATSVPLDNEMKSRVQKHRKQRGGDWITIEAYKDLGKVLEKTAENIDVILLDCLTNMISNIMFEVYDGNWESIPDYIPEKIQNTVLAEVNKILDFNKVYMGDIILVSNEVGLGLVPENPLGRYFRDIAGSMNQIIAAESDEVYMVVSGIPVKIK
- a CDS encoding cobyric acid synthase; the protein is MKHKNIMILGTGSNVGKSVVTAGLCRIFVQDGYKTAPFKSQNMALNSFITKDGKEMGRAQVVQAEAAGIEPEVYMNPILLKPTTDRKSQVIVNGKVLKNMDARDYFAFKHNLKDEIMKAYNYIRENFEISVLEGAGSPAEINLKEDDIVNTGMAEMADAPVILIGDIDRGGVFASLYGTVMLLEESERKRIKGIIINKFRGDVSLLEPGIKMLEELIEIPVLGVLPYVKLEIEEEDSLGIKNFNVKKDGKINISVIKLKHISNFTDINALDQYSDLNIKYVTKASELGDEDMIIIPGSKNTIEDMKDLSDKGISEKIARAAKQGTVIFGICGGFQILGAKITDPYNIESNIEEIPGIGLLDIETVMSREKTTTQYTDKLSGTEGILAGGDGLEISGYEIHQGISTGSGEIILGTPEDIKGAVRENIIGTYVHGIFDNGDFTGFLLNKIREMKGLDKVEEYFDFKEFKEQEYNKLADVIRQNLDIEKIYKIMEGE
- the cbiB gene encoding adenosylcobinamide-phosphate synthase CbiB, whose translation is MVFILKIYIAYILDLIFGDPYVIPHPVQAIGKLISFLEKRLIGFSNKKFFGMILNITVLAVTFTVCYFLQKFVIVEIYLMYTVFSVKCLGDEGRKVYRILKEGNLAKARKELSYLVSRDTESLEKNDIIRSTMETISENTVDGVIAPMIYMFIGGLPLAMVYKAINTMDSMLGYKNDKYAEFGYFSAKLDDAANFIPARITGGLLIPLSCFFLRYDYKNAWKIFFRDRKNHASPNSAHPEAAAAGALGIQFGGKTSYFGREYDKPTIGDKKREFQTEDIKKNIKILYMTSFLGLIICSAVYAAVLKIF